GCAACTGCCGGACAAATAAATGCTAAATTTATCAGCGTCAGTCTGAACGATATTTTGGATATGTGGATTGGCAACAGCGAAAAAAATCTGCACGAAATTTTTGAGTTAGCCCGACACCACACACCTTGCGTATTGTTTATTGATGAAATTGACGCGCTGGGTGCAAGTAGAAGCGATATGAAACAATCAAGTGGCAGACATTTGATCAATCAGTTTTTGCAGGAACTTGACGGCATTGACAGCACAAACGAGGGCGTTTTAGTGATGGGTGCAACAAACACTCCCTGGAATTTAGACTCCGCATTCAGACGACCCGGCAGATTTGACCGGATTATATTTGTTTCGCCGCCTGATGCAACGACAAGAGCATCTATTTTAAAATTAAAACTCAACAACAAGCCGACAGGAATAATTGATTTTCAAGCCATTGCCAAAAAAATGGAAAATTATTCGGGTGCAGATATTGATGCAATCATTGATTTGGCAATTGAGCAAAAACTTGAAATTTCGTTTAAAGACGGCATCATACAACCCCTTGAAACAAACGACCTGCTGACTGCCCTGAAAAAACATAAACCCAGCAGCACTCAGGAGTGGTTTTCAACCGCCAAAAATTTTGCTTTGTTTGCAAATGATTCAGGACTGTATGACGATATATTAACTTACATGAAAATTAAAAAGTAAATATGATAGAGGATAACAGGCTATCAAGAGCAGAGGTGCTAATTGAGCAAAAAAAATACGCAGATGCAGAAAAAATCCTTACAAATCTGCTCGCAGAATATTCCGATAATATTCATTTCCTGTCGCTACTGGCAGAAGTAAACTTACAGCAAAATAAACCAGATGCAGCCAACGGTATCATTGATAATGCCATTGCGCTGTCGCCCGATACCTCACATTTATTTTATACCAAATCCCGCATTGCCATTATGCAGGATAAATTAGGTGAGGCAGAAAAACATATCTGTCAGGCAATTTCGTTAGAGCCTTACGATGCGGATTATTTTGCATTATTGGCAAGTATCAAGTTGGGGCGTAAGGATTTTAACGAGGCACTCGAAGCGGCAAACAAAGCCCTCTCCACAGATCCCGAAAATATATTGGCTCTCAACACAAGAAGTACGGCATTAAATAAACTAAACAGAAGCAAAGAAGCAGCTGAAACCATAGAAGGTGCTTTAAAAGAAGACCCGAACAATGCCTATACCCATGCCAATTATGGTTGGGGTTTATTAGAAAAAGGAGAATACAAAAAAGCCTTGGAGCACTTTAAAGAAGCACTCTCGAATGACCCCTCTTCTGACTACGCACAATCGGGAATATTAGAAGCCATCAAAGCTACCAATCCCATTTATCGCTGGTTTTTGAAATACCGATTTTGGATAAATAATCTGAAAGCTCAATATCAGTGGCGTTTTCTTATTGTTTTCTTTTTAGTTTTTAGAGCATTAAAAACTTTAGCCCGCAACAACGAAACCCTTCAGCCCTATTTAACGCCACTCGTTATTGTACTGGGTTTGCTGGCATTTTCAACGTGGATAATTACCCCCATCAGTAATTTATTGCTAAGGTTCAATAAATACGGACAATTATTGTTAAGTAAAAAACAAAAAATGAGTGCAAACCTAGTGGCTGCAAGTTTAGGTGTTTTTATTGTCGGATTATTGTTATATTTTATCTTATCAGACGAAAGAATGTTGCCTCTTGCCATATTTGGTTTCCTGATGATGCCACCATTAGGAGTTGTATTTTCCCCATCTCAGAAAAAACAGGTATTATTAATTTATACTGTTGCTTTGGCTATAGCAGGTATCGTTGCCATTGCAATAACCTTTTCTACGGGAAAAATACTTAACACAATGTCATTTGTATTCATTATAGGATTTGCAGTATTTCAGTGGGTTGCCAATTACTACTCAATCAAAACAGACAACGAATAATAAAAAAATGAAACATCAACAAATTCAAAAACTGGAAGAAACAAGAAAAAATTTTACTCCGATTAATAACATAAACACAAAATACAAAAACAGCTTATCACTTCCTGATAAGTTAGCATTATGGATTACTAACCATGTAGGCAGTATGGTTTTTTTCTTTCTGATTTTTATATGGACTATCACTTGGCTTAGTTGGAATACCCTTGCCCCCATTCCATTGCGTTTCGATCCGTTTCCTGCTTTTGTTTTATGGTTATTTATATCAAATATGATTCAAATATTTCTTATGCCTTTAATTATGGTGGGGCAAAATTTGCAATCAAAACATGCCGAACTAAGAGCAGAAGAAAATTTCAAGGTTAACAAAAAATCCGAAACCGAAGTTGAAATAATATTAAGGCATTTAGAGCATCAAAATGAAATGATTCTTGAAATTTTAACGAAGATTGAACAGATGGAAAAAAATAAATGAGCCTTGAAAGCATCGAATACGAGGAAAAAAGTTAAATTTAAGAAATAATAAAAATCTACAAATAAAACGGTAGAAGTAAAAGCGGTTTCAGGCTTTATCAAAGTGCAGTTGTATCTTCTTTATTACTCACATTTGGTTAATATTTTATAATTTTGCATTATGGGCTATAGTAGAACAAAATTTGAACAAAGAGGATTTGACGTAAAAGAATACCAGAAGTATTATCATCGTCATCAAATAGAATACATACGCAAGAAATTGCGTTGCGTTTTTCTGTATAATCAAGGGAAAGAATTTAAAGAAATCCCTTTGGAATTGAAGGTACATTGGCAAAGTGTTCGTAAATATATCAATGAGTATATTATGGGCGGCTTTGAGCAATTATGCAAGCGGGTTGAGCGAAAACAACCCAGCCAACTAAGCGAGTTTCAAATGTTTGATTTTAAGGAAGTTGTTTTAAATAAACGTCCCTTGGAGGTAGGTTTAAAGGGGAATATTTGGACAGGCAACGAGATGAAAGCCTATCTAAAAGCCACCTATGGAGTAGTTTATAAATCAGGCATTTATGACTTATTGGAACGCTTAAATCTGAGCCACCAGAAAGCCCATTTTGATAAGACTAAACGGATTCTTAGCCATTGACCTTTTTGATGCGGATTGTCTGTTCCAAGCCAACCAAGTAGCCAAAGCCAACCAAGTAGCTCAATATTTTGCCGATTTATCACTTATTTATCAAAATAAAGGGATTAAAAAAGTAGTTGTTTATTTGGATAATAACCGCACACATAAGCAGAAAATGAAAACAATTTATCAAGAATTGACGGCTCAATTAAATCTTGAAATAGATTTTAGATACCTAACTCCTTACTCTCCAAAACTTAATTTGGTAGAGTATGCCATACACTTGATAAGGTTAAATGTGACGCACAATGCTGATTGTAAAGACTCTTTACAAAAATTTGAACAGCATATCAATGAACTAACTAAACAAAAAATATTTACTAAAAATCAAATTGTCAATATTTTACAACATATTGATGACCTTATCAATAAAAATTAGTATCTATATCCCGAAAGGGAATAAATTATTTTTTTGTAAACTTCTTCTAATTTTTCATCATCAATGCTGTTCCATTTCAGCTCTTTTCCGTATTCTCTTTCGGCTTCTCCTATTGCATTTTTAATTGATGATTTATAATCAGCGTGAATTTGTTTTTCATCTCTGAAATGATGAATTGTTGAGCCGAAACCTCTTTATCGTATTCGACAACATATAGTATTTCTGCCGGTTTTTCTCTTATACTTTCTCCGCCCTTCACAGTCCATCTTATACCAAATAAACATCTAAAAGGCACAGTTTGTAAAAAGTTTCCAACCTGTAATGGATTGAATGATAACGTTACTCATATCGTTGATAATATCAGTGACTTTGGCGGAGAGTTCTTCCAGATCTTTGCAAATAATGTTAGCAGTTTTGCCCTTGATGAATCGCCATATCATCTCTGCGGGGTTTAATTCGGGAGAGTAAGGAGGAATAAACAACAGATGAATATTTTTAGGAATTACCAATTGTCGGCTGTGGTGAAAAGCACCATTGTCAAGTAGAATTATCTTGAATTCTTCAGGCTTTTGTACGGAGAGTTTATCTATAAATATTTGAAAGCAGACCGTATTACAGTAAGGCATTTCTAAGGTAAGATTGTCTCCGTTGATGGGGGAATAGGCACCAAAGAGATAGAAGTTTTGGAAGCGATGTTGGTAAGCTACGATGGGTTTTACGCCCTTTGCGGTAAGGCATCGTCTTATATTGGGCAATAACCCGACCCTGCTTTCGTCAGCAACATAAATATTTATACACTGGCAGCCTGAAAGACGAAACTCCTTATTTTTAATGCCTTCTAGCGTGTTTGATAAGTTTTTTTAAAAGTATCAACCGCCGCTTCGTCCTTTTTGATATGGCTTTTTCTACCCACCTTGAGTTTTGTGCCAAAGTTTCGCTTCAGATACATCCTTACCGTATTGTATTGCTTTTCAATACCCAACTCCGACTTCAGCCACTGCTGTGCTTCTTTGTAGCTGCGCAACCCATTCTTGGGATCTTTTAGCTTTTGCGATATCCGCTCCTTGTCTGCTGTCTCGAGTTGGCTACGGAAATCACCACCTCTATTGTCCCTGAGCAATCCATCAAGTCCTTGCGATTGGTAAGTAGCTTTCCACCTGTTTATCGAACGCACAGAAGCCCCTGACTTGATGGCAAGAAGATGATTGTGGTGGATACCGCTTTGGATATTCATCAACATCTTTATTTTAGAAACGCCCTTCCTTTTGGCTTTTTTATGTAGCTGTTTTAGGTAATCTGCTGACTCTTTTATGATAAGTTCTATGGGTAATGACATAATTACCATACCATAATAACTATGCCAAATAGTTGTTTTAATGGTATTATTCCATCGTGTGAATGAAAAAAATTCAATTCAGAATCTGTGATTTTTGCCGATATTATTTTGATTGGTTTGTAAGTCCTGAACTCATCGAATCTTTCAAAAAATGTGTCTAAGGCTTTTGCCTCATCATTCCCACAATTCTGTAGAATTATTCCGTCCCAACTGTAGTAAGAGCCACTATGGTTATAATATTTACAAATCCACTGAAAAAAAAGCCAAAACGGAGGTTTTGTATCTGTTGATTTTATTTCGTTAAGCTTCTCGCACATCTCATAACCTAACATAAATAGTCCCAATTTTGAAATTGATTTTTCGCCAATGTACATGGCCATTCGTTTACGGAATTGGTCATAATCCAATAACTCGAAAATTGTCTTTGGTTTTTTATGTTTCATATTATTTATAATAGCAAGGAACGGTTTCGGGCTTGGCGAAGATGGGAAATTTAAAATACGAATGCTCATATTTACGATAATGTTGAATAGAATCACCAATATTGAGACTTGATATTCTGCCTCAATATTGGTGATTCTATGGTGTGTTCGCTAATATTTTTGTTTTGCTATAATCGTGGGTCAACATCTTCGCTTTCTAATGCTAATACTCCAAAAACACTTTCATGTATTCGTCTTAATGGTTCTTTTTTCACAAACCGTTCCAGTCCTTCAACGCCCAAAGCAAATTCTCTGATGGCTAAAGATTGTTTTCTAGAAAGTCCACGGTTTTTTAGTCTTTTTATGTTTTCAGGCAAGTCGTATTCGGGGCCATAAATAATTCTTAGATATTCACTTCCTCTACATTTTACAGCAGGTTGTAAAAGTCCTTCTGTTCCTATGGAAATAAAGTCGTAAGGTTTTACAACCATTCCTTCTCCGCCTTTTTTTGTCAATTCCATCCACCAGTTTACAGCTTCGTCATAACTTGTCTGGTCGTTTAGATTTACAATTTTGTAAGGTGTCGCCATAAATAGTTTGGTGTCGCCTTTGCAGATTTCGGCAATGTTTTCCATGTGCCATTCATTTGTTTTCTCAAAGTGAACTTGTCCATCGGTTGCCAAAATATGAAATGGAGCTAATTTATAATCGTCAATGGAGTTAACTGTCCAGCAATAATTTTGATACGCCTTTACATATTTTGAAATGGTATTGTTCTTTATTACAAATTTTTCTAATGATGGCAGGGCATCTTTTATGCCTCTATCAAAAGCTAGTTGTAAAGCCTTTTCAACTTCAGGCAAAGCTCCTCCAGCTGCTGCACCAACTGCTGCATACTGCTCTTTGAGTAATGCTTGAGCTTTTGCAGACCAAGGCATTAATTCAGCATCTAAACAAACCCAGTCTGTGTTGAATTTATCCCAAAAGTTTGTTTTGGTTAAGCATTCATTCACTCTGCCAATAAATTCTTTCTCTATTTCAGCATCATTAAAAAAGTTTCTTCCTGTTCGTGTATAGCAAATTCCGATACCCTCATTTTGAACACCAAAACGTTTGGTTGCTGTTTCTTCATCTTTACAAATTACCAATACAGCTCTTGAACCCATGTGCTTTTCTTCGCAAACAACTTTTTCAATTCCACGTTTCTTATAGTAATTCAAAGCTTGGGCAGGATGTTCTAAATATTCAGGCATATCGCTGGTGGCACAAGGCGACATTGTAGGAGGAAGATAAATCAACCATTTTGGGTTAATGGCAAATCGGCTCATGATTTCCAATGCTGCAATAGAGTTCTCTTCTTTAATGGTAATGTTATTCCTTAGCCTTGTTTGCACAATGCGTTTGCCCGTTACATCTTCAATATTTAATAAATCGTCATACTCTTGTTGCGAACTAAGTTTGTTATGATTTTCATTAAAGTTGATTGGTCTTACAGGTTCGCAATACACCATTTTTGCTTGTACAGAAACTATTTCCTCTTCAGGATAACGTAAAGCTGTTAACTTACCTCCAAACACACAACCTGTATCAATATCTATGGTTTTATTTAACCATTCTGCTTCAGGAACTGGTGTATGTCCATAAACAACTTTTGCTTTCCCACGATATTCTTTTGCCCAATTATGTCTTACAGGCAAACCAAATTCATCAATTTCTCCTGTTGTTTCACCGTACATACAGAATGAACGAACTGCACCTGAGCCACGCCCCTGCATTTCTTCTTTAAGCCCAGCATGAGCAACAACCAATTTCCCATTATCAAATACATAATGGCTAATTAATCCATAAAGAAATTTCTCTACAGCTGATTTAAGTTGTGTGGTTTCTGTTTCAAGTTGTTTTACTGTTACTTCTAATCCATGCTTTAATTGAACCTGCTTTCCATTTAAGTATTTCTGCAACTTCAAGTCGTGATTTCCGGGGACGCAATAGGCTACACCTGAATTTACCATACTCATAACCAAACGCAAAACGCTTGGTGAATCAGGGCCACGGTCAACCAAATCACCAACAAAAATCACTCTTCTGTTTTCAGGAGCAAGAACATTAAATCCAAAATTCTTTTCAGTTTCATCTACTCTATTTACGATATAACCCAATTTTAAAAGGAGGTCTTGCAATTCCTCAAAGCATCCATGAACATCGCCAATGATGTCAAATGGGCCAGACTCATCTTTTTTATCATTATAAAGTTTTTCTCTTTTGATTTCAAGAACTGCATCAACATCTTCAAGTGATTTCAGAACATATATTTGTCTGAAACCCTCATCTTTTAAATCTCTAATTGATTTCTTTAATTGTTGAGTTTGCTGACGAATTACGTGTCCTCCAAAATTTCGGTCAGGCCTGTTTTGATTTCTTTCTTCACATATTTTTTCAGGTAAATCTAAAACAATGGCCACAGGTAAACAGTGGTAAGTTCTACCTAATGCAATAAGTCCCTTACGAGATTCTTTCTGTACATTAGTAGCATCTATAACGGTTAATAAGCCATTTTTAAGTCTTTTACCTGCGATGTAATACAACACATCAAAAGCATCATTTGTTGCTGACTGATTATTTTCATCATCTGAAACCAATGCACGGCATTCGTCAGAAGATAAGATTTCTGTTCGTTTGAAATGTTTTTTGGCGAAACTGCTCTTTCCTGAACCCGATACACCAATTAAAACAACAAGCGATAATTCGGGTACTTTAATTTCCATAAGTAAATATTGCCATTTGTGAAGGAGCTCCTATATTCTCAACCTCGTCTCCAATAGGGAAAAGCTCCACTTTATAATTATAAGTTTCTCCAATTTTATTTGACCATTCCAAAAATTCTTTTCTTGTCCATTCAAAACGATGGTCATCGTGACGCATTTCTTCTGCATCTAATTTATCCCACATTACATTGAACTCTTGGTTTGGTGTTGTGAGAACAATAGTTTTAGGTTTTGCGAACTCAAATAAAACACGTTCAAATGCTTTGAGTCTATTTAAGTCTAAGTGTTCAATGACTTCCACTACAGCAGCTGCATCAAATCCTTCTAATCGTTGGTCTTTGTAGGTTAATGAGCCTTGAAATAAATTAATTCTCTCTTTTTGTTTTGGAGACATTTCGTCAAAATGCAGTCTTTCTTTTGCTTTAATTAGCTCATTGTAAGCTACGTCCATTCCTGCTATTAACGAAAATTGTTTTTGCTTTATTAATTGTCTAATTAATTTTCCTTCTCCACAACCTAAATCCAAAACACGCTCTGCTCCTGATTCAGTTATTTTCTCAGCTACAAGTTTTATACGTTTGTCGTGTAAAGTTTCCTTTTGCTTTTCCTTTTCTGTTTTCTCAACCAACTCATCGCTTAAGTCTCCAATTTCTTCACCTTCGCTTAATCTTTCAAGGGCTTGTCTTGATAAGGAATTTAAATTGATTAAGTAACGTCTAATAATTTGTTCTTTTTCAGGATGTTCTTTAAGCCAGCCTTCACCTTTTTGCAAAAGTTTTTCAATTTCATCTTCACTTACAAAATAATGTTTATCATTGTCCATAGTTGGGATTAGGACATAAAGATGAGATAGCAATTCCTTAGTAGTAATGGTATGATTTAACTTTAAAGTAAAATATTTACTGTCGCCCCATTCAGGGAATTTAGAGTCTAATTGATGTCTTATTAATTCAACTTGGTAGCCAAGAGGTTCAAAGAATTTTCTAATTAAAATTTCGCCTCCTTTGGGTACGGGGATAACAGCAATGGTAACTTCAAAGGGAAGTTTTACATCAACCAATTCGGGCTTGTCTTTACACTTTCCATTCATTGCAGATGAAAAAGCTTTTGATAAAGCAACACTCATAAATGATGATGCAACGTAAGGACGGTCATTTACATAGTGCCCAAGGGCAAAGCCATCACCACCCAAATTTTTTGCTCCACGAACCATATCAATTGGGTCAATGTCAAGCAAAACGCTTATGGTTGTTTTCTCTTCACTTTTTTCAGGATAAAACACATGAGCTTTACCCACTGATAACTCAAATGTTTGAAATTTGTCGGGGTGCTTGTGTAGCAAATAACCTAAGTCGGTTGCTGGTTTATGAGTGGTTGTAATGTTTAAAATCATTCTTTTTTTATTGTTCAAAGTTTACAGGGTGTTTCTATAGGATGACCACTAACTATTACATACCCGCAATATTGCATATACAATGCCCCAATTACGGTTTGCGGCTTTGCGAAGGCGGGGATTTTTAGCACTAAACTTCATTAGATGCACAAAACTTGAATTTAGCACTTCACTGTTATAGAAGCACTTCAGCCGCCATATTGCCAATACGATATTAGCGGCTGGGTTTCTTTCTTTTTTGCTTATTAAGTTCACCATATTTCCTTTTATTGTTTTCTAAATACTGTCCGTTAGCTTGGATTTTGTTTGCAATAAATTCAACTAATTCGTCTGAATATCTATGCGTAATTGGGTTATCAAGTTCAAAATGAAATTTTCCATTTCCTTTTATCTTCTCTAATGCAAGTACAGCTTGAAAGTCATATTGTGTAAATTTCGTTTTTATTTTTTTGGAAACCTTTATCAAAATGTGCTTCATCAAATTTGGGTGTGTCTTGTTTGGATTTTTGGCAACTTCCACAACCAAAGCAGATTTTGCACCTTCAGTAGAAGCAGTCAATTTAATGTCTGCGTCACCTTCAACCTTTGTCAAAACAAGTTTATACTCGACTGGTATTCTAAATTTCGAATTACCGATTTTATTTTCCCGTTTGTTTAGTTCGGTCATTTGTGCTTCAACAAACTCCAATATTGTCGGACCGTATTTCTTCTTGATTTTAATGGGGTCAATGTCTTTACTGTCTCCAACAAGTGTCATTAAAGCAGGTGAACATTTATCAGTAATACAGCCGTCAAACCACTCATTTAGTTTGTCAACATAGTTTAGAATGCCTGCTTGAAATAATCCTGAATATATGCTTTCAAGTTCTTCAATTATGAAATGTGTAGCACTATCTCTAATGTCAGCAACTGTTTCAATATTTGTTCTAATTGGGTCATTTTCATTTGTAAAAACTTTTCTTAAGCAGTCTCTTAATGAAAGTGATTTTCTTAGTTGGCCTTTTACTTTCTTGTAATAAATTGAATTTTCACTCTTGTTGTCTTCAATAATTTTCGCCTTTAAGATTAGTTCCCAAGCATTCGTATAAAAAAAGCAGAAACCTTCAATTCTATATTTTATTGTCGGTTTGTTATAGGTTTCCAAAGCAAGTATTATTGCCTCTTGGCTTTTGTCTATAAGTTGTCTGCTGATATGTTTCATTTTGATGTCGTCTTAACCTTGCCGCTAACGTTTTGGCTTTGTGACGGTCTGTCCCAATAGGGCAGCATATGCATTAAAGCCTGTGTTATGGCTTCGTGGTTCTTACTTTGTAAATCGATAGTAATTGTTTAACGCTTCATTCATATGTGAATATTGTTTTTTTGAATAAAGTATTTCATACTCATGTTTTCTATGAATTAATTCTTCTGCTGAATTAAAATAACTTAACCCATTTTGTTGGTCACCTATTTCACGATATACAATAGCTAACCCGTAATGAACTATTGGATCATCGGATAAAATTGACAACGAAGTTTTAAAATCGTCGATTGCCAATTTATAAAATTCAGTTGACTTTTCATTATTCACTTTGCGTTTCCAATCCCTTGCTTTCTCAATATATGTGTAAGCTCTATTACTTAAGGCTAATGCCTTAGTCTTAAATTCTATTTCATTTTCGTATGAAGCTGTGTAGTATTTTACAGCTTCATCGAAATTGGGTAAATCATCATATGCCATTCCCAAATAAAATGTGATTTGTGGAAATTTTGCATTTTGTGAATAAACCTGCATAAATCTTTCAATTGCTTTTTGATAATATCCCCTTGCATAATGGTGGCGCCCCAAATCAAATAAATCTTCTATATTAAAATCTTCACCTTTTAATTCTTTCTCTCGTAGCTTCATTGCGATAAAATCAAGCTCAGCTTCAATATAAGAAGGATTAATTGTAGCATCTGCATCGTTTCTTAAAATTTTGAGCATACTCTCACCTTGTAATTTTATACCTGTAATTTCGCTTAATTTTTGATTAGCCAGTGTTTGAATATTTTCGATTTTACTATTTGCTTCATTATGTGCATGTAATATTTTAAGATTAATTTCTTTTTCCATGAGAGCAATTTTTTTATCTGCATCTTCTTTTATACCATCAATTTTTTTTCTTGCATCATCATCAAGATTTGATATTTTAGCCCGAATTTCATTTAGATTTACAAACCCTAAATATGCAAATAATCCAATAATAATCGTTAAAATAGTCACCATTAATTCTAATGTTGCAATGTCGTTTGATAAAGCTGACATTGATTTATCAACCATTCAAACAGTATTCTCCCATGCTTGTAAAGCAATCTCAAAACTTCTATCTACACCAACTTTAGTAGTGTCAGAGATATATAAATGTTTTACTTTTGTTTTATTATATGTTTCAATTGTATCTTGGAATTCGGTTTTTGTTAATTTATAAAGAATCAATATTGACCATAAAATTAAAATACTTGTTACAACCCAAAATAGTTTTTTCTTTTGGTTTATTGATAATAGTGCTTCTTTAGTTTCCTTTATTTCTTCTTTAATTTCAGTCATTGGTTATTAATTTTTGAGGATAACAATTTATAATATTTTCACTTCTCATAGCCATAACATTCAGATATACGCACAAAGTTGCGTATATCAATCCAATACAGGCAAATATACGCAATCAGAAAGCATATTTACAATACTGATTTTATCTTTCTTTCAATTTTTTTTAAATACAAATATTGGGTGAGTGCTCCTCCACGCCTGAACCCCCAACTTTGACAAAGTTGGAACTTTGTCAAAGTTAAAAAACTGCCGCATTTTGCGTGGGCATCGCCGCATTTTGCGTGGGCATCGCCGCATTTTGCGTGGGCATCGCCGCATTTTGCGTGGGCATCGCCGCATTTTGCGTGGGCATCGCCGCATTTTGCGTGGGCATCGCCGCATTTGGCGTGGGCATCGCCGCATTTGGCGTGGGCATCGCCGCATTTTGCGTGGGCATTGCCGCATTTTGCGTGGGCATTGCCGCA
The window above is part of the Sphingobacteriales bacterium genome. Proteins encoded here:
- a CDS encoding AAA family ATPase — its product is MNDNTINNLREALQHSPDNTPLRFLLADSLLTLNRLEEAEKEFAAILKLTNDHKAKIGLAKVFFKKGSYSACNVILEEVIENGTNDLSVFTLYAKGLLKENAIAAAIEAYKKALAIDPDYFDEELDSQLRQKNSSKITETEEISDSRFLQKPNISFGDVGGMEAVKKEIELKIIKPLLHPELYKAYGKKIGGGILLYGPPGCGKTFIAKATAGQINAKFISVSLNDILDMWIGNSEKNLHEIFELARHHTPCVLFIDEIDALGASRSDMKQSSGRHLINQFLQELDGIDSTNEGVLVMGATNTPWNLDSAFRRPGRFDRIIFVSPPDATTRASILKLKLNNKPTGIIDFQAIAKKMENYSGADIDAIIDLAIEQKLEISFKDGIIQPLETNDLLTALKKHKPSSTQEWFSTAKNFALFANDSGLYDDILTYMKIKK
- a CDS encoding tetratricopeptide repeat protein, translated to MIEDNRLSRAEVLIEQKKYADAEKILTNLLAEYSDNIHFLSLLAEVNLQQNKPDAANGIIDNAIALSPDTSHLFYTKSRIAIMQDKLGEAEKHICQAISLEPYDADYFALLASIKLGRKDFNEALEAANKALSTDPENILALNTRSTALNKLNRSKEAAETIEGALKEDPNNAYTHANYGWGLLEKGEYKKALEHFKEALSNDPSSDYAQSGILEAIKATNPIYRWFLKYRFWINNLKAQYQWRFLIVFFLVFRALKTLARNNETLQPYLTPLVIVLGLLAFSTWIITPISNLLLRFNKYGQLLLSKKQKMSANLVAASLGVFIVGLLLYFILSDERMLPLAIFGFLMMPPLGVVFSPSQKKQVLLIYTVALAIAGIVAIAITFSTGKILNTMSFVFIIGFAVFQWVANYYSIKTDNE
- a CDS encoding DUF1003 domain-containing protein translates to MKHQQIQKLEETRKNFTPINNINTKYKNSLSLPDKLALWITNHVGSMVFFFLIFIWTITWLSWNTLAPIPLRFDPFPAFVLWLFISNMIQIFLMPLIMVGQNLQSKHAELRAEENFKVNKKSETEVEIILRHLEHQNEMILEILTKIEQMEKNK
- a CDS encoding winged helix-turn-helix domain-containing protein — encoded protein: MGYSRTKFEQRGFDVKEYQKYYHRHQIEYIRKKLRCVFLYNQGKEFKEIPLELKVHWQSVRKYINEYIMGGFEQLCKRVERKQPSQLSEFQMFDFKEVVLNKRPLEVGLKGNIWTGNEMKAYLKATYGVVYKSGIYDLLERLNLSHQKAHFDKTKRILSH
- a CDS encoding transposase, with protein sequence MIRLNGFLAIDLFDADCLFQANQVAKANQVAQYFADLSLIYQNKGIKKVVVYLDNNRTHKQKMKTIYQELTAQLNLEIDFRYLTPYSPKLNLVEYAIHLIRLNVTHNADCKDSLQKFEQHINELTKQKIFTKNQIVNILQHIDDLINKN
- a CDS encoding IS630 family transposase is translated as MPNIRRCLTAKGVKPIVAYQHRFQNFYLFGAYSPINGDNLTLEMPYCNTVCFQIFIDKLSVQKPEEFKIILLDNGAFHHSRQLVIPKNIHLLFIPPYSPELNPAEMIWRFIKGKTANIICKDLEELSAKVTDIINDMSNVIIQSITGWKLFTNCAF
- a CDS encoding winged helix-turn-helix domain-containing protein; this encodes MSLPIELIIKESADYLKQLHKKAKRKGVSKIKMLMNIQSGIHHNHLLAIKSGASVRSINRWKATYQSQGLDGLLRDNRGGDFRSQLETADKERISQKLKDPKNGLRSYKEAQQWLKSELGIEKQYNTVRMYLKRNFGTKLKVGRKSHIKKDEAAVDTFKKTYQTR
- a CDS encoding polynucleotide kinase-phosphatase; the encoded protein is MEIKVPELSLVVLIGVSGSGKSSFAKKHFKRTEILSSDECRALVSDDENNQSATNDAFDVLYYIAGKRLKNGLLTVIDATNVQKESRKGLIALGRTYHCLPVAIVLDLPEKICEERNQNRPDRNFGGHVIRQQTQQLKKSIRDLKDEGFRQIYVLKSLEDVDAVLEIKREKLYNDKKDESGPFDIIGDVHGCFEELQDLLLKLGYIVNRVDETEKNFGFNVLAPENRRVIFVGDLVDRGPDSPSVLRLVMSMVNSGVAYCVPGNHDLKLQKYLNGKQVQLKHGLEVTVKQLETETTQLKSAVEKFLYGLISHYVFDNGKLVVAHAGLKEEMQGRGSGAVRSFCMYGETTGEIDEFGLPVRHNWAKEYRGKAKVVYGHTPVPEAEWLNKTIDIDTGCVFGGKLTALRYPEEEIVSVQAKMVYCEPVRPINFNENHNKLSSQQEYDDLLNIEDVTGKRIVQTRLRNNITIKEENSIAALEIMSRFAINPKWLIYLPPTMSPCATSDMPEYLEHPAQALNYYKKRGIEKVVCEEKHMGSRAVLVICKDEETATKRFGVQNEGIGICYTRTGRNFFNDAEIEKEFIGRVNECLTKTNFWDKFNTDWVCLDAELMPWSAKAQALLKEQYAAVGAAAGGALPEVEKALQLAFDRGIKDALPSLEKFVIKNNTISKYVKAYQNYCWTVNSIDDYKLAPFHILATDGQVHFEKTNEWHMENIAEICKGDTKLFMATPYKIVNLNDQTSYDEAVNWWMELTKKGGEGMVVKPYDFISIGTEGLLQPAVKCRGSEYLRIIYGPEYDLPENIKRLKNRGLSRKQSLAIREFALGVEGLERFVKKEPLRRIHESVFGVLALESEDVDPRL
- a CDS encoding 3' terminal RNA ribose 2'-O-methyltransferase Hen1, with the protein product MILNITTTHKPATDLGYLLHKHPDKFQTFELSVGKAHVFYPEKSEEKTTISVLLDIDPIDMVRGAKNLGGDGFALGHYVNDRPYVASSFMSVALSKAFSSAMNGKCKDKPELVDVKLPFEVTIAVIPVPKGGEILIRKFFEPLGYQVELIRHQLDSKFPEWGDSKYFTLKLNHTITTKELLSHLYVLIPTMDNDKHYFVSEDEIEKLLQKGEGWLKEHPEKEQIIRRYLINLNSLSRQALERLSEGEEIGDLSDELVEKTEKEKQKETLHDKRIKLVAEKITESGAERVLDLGCGEGKLIRQLIKQKQFSLIAGMDVAYNELIKAKERLHFDEMSPKQKERINLFQGSLTYKDQRLEGFDAAAVVEVIEHLDLNRLKAFERVLFEFAKPKTIVLTTPNQEFNVMWDKLDAEEMRHDDHRFEWTRKEFLEWSNKIGETYNYKVELFPIGDEVENIGAPSQMAIFTYGN